The Elgaria multicarinata webbii isolate HBS135686 ecotype San Diego chromosome 17, rElgMul1.1.pri, whole genome shotgun sequence genomic sequence CTTCCCTTATTCTCTGCTTCTCTCTGAAGGAGAACCTTTCAGCCTCAGAACCTTTAACGCTGCCCCAAGCAACGTCACCTTCGCTCTGCTGTTTGGGGAGAGGTTCGACTACAAAGATCCACTTTTCCTCACTCTGCTAAAACTCATCGATGAAGTTATGTGTCTTCTCGGATCTCCATATTTGCATGTAAGCAAACTTTGTCCATGCAGCTATTATTTCCTACACTGATAATGAACTAGGCGATCCAACCTAGATATGATGAGGTAAGCCTCCACGTGTCTTTCCCGTGCACATATAAAGTGAGAGGTGAGGAAGAGACCTAGTTGAAGTGATGGGTGCTTggtaagggagagagaaaaggggcgtCCCCTTTCTGGCTTCAGACCTGCCCCCACTGTTGGCATGTGGACTCTGACAGATCACCCCAAGAAATGCAGCCCTGCAGAGAAAACGGTCCCTTTAGAGTTATACATTTTACACCTAGTCATGGCCAATAGTGgccttgaatattttttttttaagcccagATTTCCTCTTGAATAGTTCTTGGGTTATAGCATTAGTGAGTAATAGAAAACCCATGCAAAGCCAGCAGGAAATATGTTCTTGATTTTTTCCTAAAGCAGACAGGTACAGGTTAGGAGAATTCAGGACTATCCTAATCCTAGTTTAAAACTATACTCATTGTGTTCCTGGTAGCTCGGAACAATCCTTGCTCCTTGTGATATTTGTGGAGGAGGAAGATAATGGGAATACCCTCTTCCTAGGACAATACCCTTACTAGATATTCAAGAATAAAAGCATAGAGAATCCCCACCATAAACCCACTTGGAGATTGTCCTGGCTAGGCATAAGGACCAGAGGAAGTGGACAGCACAATGACACTCACTGTCTGTTCTGAGTCACACAAAACAAGGCACATCAGTCaaggcaggaccttggagagcgcaCTGTCTGGAGTATTCTCCCATAGGGaactgttgtctcagcaaaggaCTGCAGTCAACTGAGGCATTAAGAAAGCCGGCAGAGCCTGGTCTTTCAGAGGCTCCACCCCTGCTGGATGCTGGCTGCAGTTCTTAAAGGGGCAGTGTCTGTTTCTGCAGACTCCTGCTCTTGAGTGGCTGACGGGCAAGAGAAAAACTGCAGGGAAGTCATCCTCAGGGTCAGGTGAAGGGAGATCTATGTCCTTGGGGTGGAATGGTATAGAAGGTTGTGTTGGGGGCTCCCTTGAAGTGGACTCACCTGTCTGAATCAGAGTCCTCAAGGCAGTGCAAGCCCTCAAAACCAACAGGCATAACAAAGATATGTGCAACTAGTGTTAACAAGACCCATCTTAACACTCTCTTCCCCAAGAAGAGCTTCTGTGTACCTTACTTTTCAAAGTAACTgatgtttctttctcttctctctctctctctctctctctctctctgtctttattttttttaattgctcctAACTAGCTGTTTAACTTCTACCCATTCCTTGGATTTCTTTTCAATGCTCACAAAATGTtactaaaaaaaattgaagaggtCCGGGTCATCATAAGAGATTACATTAAGACAAGCAAACAAGATATCAACGCCAACAGTTTCAGAAGCTACACAGATGCATtggtcttaaagcaacaaaaggTATTTGCTGATTCAGAACATGAGTTTGAAGACTATCGGAAGGAACCTACTGAATCAGAGcaaagatctatctagtccaatattctgacTCTTAACAGCAGCCATCACAATCTaatagacatgatacaaaaggaaaagggaatagggagggaagaggaaaataacaTGTTTCGGAAAGTTAGCCTGTTTTGACTAAGGGTCTTCCTTAAGGGGAAAGGAGCTTTACATGACTTATTCTGATACATGTTCttgaaggagagactgaaagaactgggtatgtttagtcttgagaagagaagattgaggggagacatgatagcactcttcaagtacttgaaaggttgtcacacagaggagggccaggatctcttctcgatcatcccagagtgcaggactcagaatcatgggctcaagttacaggaagccagattccagctggccatcaggaaaaacttctttactgttagagcagtacaacaatggaaccattgacctagagagactttcccacactagaggacttcagaaggcagctggacagccatctttcagggatgctttaaggtggattcctgcattgagcagggggttggacttgatggccttctagaccccttccagctctactattctatgactctaagtgAGCAGAAATTGGTGTGTGTATTTTGTCCTTAATTTCTATTATCTGCTCTACCCATACCTTAGGACATGAGCAAGAAACACAACCTTTTTCATGACGACAACGTGGTAGCATCCATACTGGATCTCATAATGGCTGGAACAGAGACCACCGCGACCACATTGCAATGGGCTGTTCTGCTGTTGACAAAGTACCCAAAGGTTCAAAGTGAGCTGCCATTTCATTGCCTAATCTAGTTTTACTCTCTAAAATGAATTCGGACCTTGAGCTAAAAGAGGTTTTGTATACCTCTGCCGTGTCTGATTATGAACGTGTGTACACTTGTTATATAGTTTTGAAGTCGAATACTTCTAAATTTTACAGGCTTTGGGGGCCCTTTTTGAAATACAACTTATAATCTTATAAATGAATGCAGGAGGCATGGCATGGAAAGTTAATAATTCTCTTGTCAGATCTGAGAACGTCGCTTTGCTTGGACCAAGCCAAAGCAAGTGGACAGAGAAAAGGTTTTCGAATGCAAGAAATGGAATTGTACACAGTTTCATACAAttgactgctgttgttgctgccggtggttttattgtggcttttatttctattttattgcgtttttcattttacaacttttaatgttttaactgtttttatctttttttattgctgtaagctgccagctgccctgaaaggcggccaagaaaggtttttaaataagtgaataaaatagaattgggtttttttgttttttgtttcagaGAAGATTCAAGAGGAGATCGCAGAAGTGGTGAAGCCGGGCAACTGGGCCACATATGAAGACCGGAAAAACATGCACTATACCCATGCGGTGATCCACGAGGTGCAGAGATTTATCACCCTTTTGCCGCATGTCCCGCGCAGTACATCAGTTGACACTCATTTCAGGGGCTACTTTCTCCCAAAGGTACCTACTtccaaatatatgtatgtatatatgcctGTGCTCCATCCTACTTTTGGTAACTGAAATAAACATATATTTAGATTGTGATAGAGGTTGGATTCAGGTGCAGTTTACAGTGCAGGTGGTGCCCGCATTGAAATGACTGGAGCCAGGTGTCATGATCCCaagccaccacccacagacctcctcgccaaccggcgaggagagctcaggggaagaaggcggggtggagagccaccccgccttctttcccagagctctccgtcccagccggcgaggaggtctgtgggtggcggcggcggcggcaaagacgtctcttcctcggctcttccaaaggcaagttacacgatcgctttcacgccgcactggggtcgcttagaagcggtctcggtacgacgtgcggattcccccctggtctgCTCTTGTCCCTTTCACAGCTGCTCAGTCCACTGAAAAAAACAGATGAAgatttttgtggcatgaagatgAGCATTTCACTTACTAATGACCTTGGGCCAGGCAACTTATTTCCCCCATGCATTTGCTCCTCCTGAATTCCCAATTATTATGAGTGCTTTTCTTTTATCCGGAGCATTCTTTATAACTGTTCAGTGAAGAAATTGCCCCGCTTAACGACAGTTAGAAAATAACTGTAAAGAGAACTTTGTGTTTTAGCATTGTTCAGTTATCTCTAGTTAATTTTAACAGAGAGTTGCAATTTGGTTTGGCTGAAGTTCTAGTTCCCATTTGGCTGCTTAAAGGATCTGCATAAAACACACTGAAGAGCAAAGGGGAGGAGATGGGAAGGGTGGAGGAACAAGATGGGGGCGCGGAGGAAGAAAGTTCTGTTTACCAGAATAagtcttcagccttccccaatgtgataTTCTCCAGATGTCTTCGactatgggcttttctacacaagcgctcatcattccctactcacagttgttttcagattctttagacaatgtcgtgtctctccagttttgcttctgtgtctaactatctccagagagggcttttttagagcaagaaaaatgcggtatttaattgtaaaagtgaaagaaatcacaatttccacttgtgtatttgtgctattcctctataccacagtgccacctagagattttgtggcagaaaagcagaaaatgaaTCACTCCTCGTGTAGCATTGAGATTTCAGTTCTGCAACGAAACCAAACATAGAtgcagccaattaacagccttatgtagaaaagctctacaactccctgaagactggggatgatgggtgttgcagatCAACACATCAGGAGGCCAGTAGGTTGGGGTTCTGTTATGTATCCTTGGACTACAGAGAGGAAGATGGAGTTGCACCCTCGGAGCCTTCCAAAGCAATCAAGGTTGTCCCTAGGCATCTCCCCTCGCCCCGAACCCTGATCTAaatctggttcacacatgcaggttCCTCACTTAAAGACACTACTTAATCACATTGACATATTTGTGTGAATTAAGCACCATGGGTAAAACCCTAAACCTGATGTCCAACAGCTCTGATTTAGGCCAACTGCAAGTCCCATTGGCCCCAGGCAGAATGACCAAtgatcaaggattatgggagttgcagtccaaaacaactggagggcactggtTTAGGCTCTAATCCCAGTATTTCCACTTGGGCTtacaatttccccctcccattgtgTATTCCAGGGCACCATGGTGATTCCTTCCCTCACCTCCGTTCTGCTGGATCAAAAACACTGGGAGACTCCGCATGAGTTCAACCCGAACCACTTCCTCGATGCTGATGGGAAGTTTGTCAAGAAAGATGCCTTTGTCCCCTTCTCCTTAGGTACCTAAGGGGGGTTGCGTCTGTCTTCAAGGCACAAATCTGTTAGAAGATTGCAAGGTCCAGAGACCCAAGAAAGCTACTGTAGCTTTAGTagctgcaaagaaaagaaaatgccaccAAGGTTAACTCCTCCTGCCAGGTCAGAGCTGTGACACGGAGTGGGGGGAGAAGCTGCATCTTGTGAAATTCTTCCTGCTATGCACCCTGTCCTGATCCGGACATCACAGCACATTATAATTTGtatgggggagagagggggatatTGCCACAAGCCTGTACCAAGCACTAGTACCTCAAAATTATGGCCTTGCATTCAATGCTTTATATATATTATCATCCTtccaacaaccttgtaaggttgACCAGTATCTGACCTGCATAATGCAAATGGGGGTGAGGCTGAGACTGGTGTTTGCTTAAGGccacagaggccctgttcagacaatatgctaaaccatgatggttaagcgttttgggctaaatattatggcttagcgtgtcatgtgaaccatgacttagtgtgtgatgtgaaccactcctaaccatggtgactacataaccacagtttaaaaacgctcactaaccacttgctgcaaaaggtttagtggcctaagCTGGAacgtcttcagaggagggcaacgaggatgatcaggggtctggaaacaaagccctatgaggagagactgaaacaactgggcatgtttagccaggagaagattAGACTGaaaagagacatgatagcactcttcacatacttgaaaggttgtcacacagaggagggccaggatctcttctcggtcatcccagaatcatgggctcaagttacaggaagccaggttccagctggacatcaggaaaaacttcctgactgttaacaGCGGTCCGACAAtggaaaccaattacctagggaggtcgtgggctctcccacactagaggcattcaggaggcagctggacgaccatctgtcagggatgctttaaggtggattcgtgcattgagcagggggttggacttgatggctttataggccccttccaactctactattctatgaccccATCATTCTTTTTGAGGCTTTCAGCTGCAGGATCCAGAGAAAACCTCATCCCTTGTTGTTCTTGCAGGGCGCCGGAGTTGTGTTGGGGAAAGCTTGGCTAAAACGGAGCTATTTCTGTTCTTCGTGGGCCTGCTGCAGAAATTCACTTTCCAACCCCCACCTGGGCTTACAGAAAAGGACTTGGACTTGAATGTCCCTGAGACGACGTTCACGTTGAGACCACAGCCTCAGTTGACTTGTGCCGTTCCCCGCGAGTAAAGAGGACATTGTGGCAAATAATTCACACACACTGAGGGGGGTGAAACATCTCATATAGGGTATTCCTTTGATTGAGCAAGTGCATTGGGGCCAATTCTGCAGCACACAGCCCATTTGCTATTAGGTCTACCCTTGAGAAGCAGAGACCAAACCAGTCCTGACAAATTGACCGCTAACATATCAAGGATCAGAATTGGGTCTGATgcttttttaacttgttcataaatgacttAAAAGTTAGTGGTGAGTTGGTGCTGGTAAAAAAGGGGGGATTGTGAAGAGCCCCAAAAGGATCTTTCAAAAATAGGTGAATGGGTAATACAATGACACATTCATTTTGTAATGGGTGAAGTGCACGTTGGGAGAAATCGAAATCACAGGTGCATGGGTGGAGTCTGAGCTGGCTACAAACAACCAGGAAATGGATCCTGGGATTGCGGTGGAAAATGTTGACCCAGCGTGCcgcagttgtttttttaaaaaagaggcaaattccatgttatggatcattaggaaagggatcaaaaataaaaatgttg encodes the following:
- the LOC134410366 gene encoding cytochrome P450 2W1-like; the protein is MLLLNLFLSHPASACLMCVLIVLASLCFRSGSRKSAFKLPPGPMPLPVIGNLHLLDIKRQDKSLLKLAKKYGPIFTVHYGFQKVVVLTGYEAVRDALVNFTEEFVDRPCIPIFEQIQHGNGVFFSTGELWRTTRKVTMSSMHSLGMGKKLIEERIIEELDFLVENIRSFKGEPFSLRTFNAAPSNVTFALLFGERFDYKDPLFLTLLKLIDEVMCLLGSPYLHLFNFYPFLGFLFNAHKMLLKKIEEVRVIIRDYIKTSKQDINANSFRSYTDALVLKQQKDMSKKHNLFHDDNVVASILDLIMAGTETTATTLQWAVLLLTKYPKVQKKIQEEIAEVVKPGNWATYEDRKNMHYTHAVIHEVQRFITLLPHVPRSTSVDTHFRGYFLPKGTMVIPSLTSVLLDQKHWETPHEFNPNHFLDADGKFVKKDAFVPFSLGRRSCVGESLAKTELFLFFVGLLQKFTFQPPPGLTEKDLDLNVPETTFTLRPQPQLTCAVPRE